The segment TCCAAGATTAGGTTTTCAGTTTGGGAAAGAAATTGGAGATAGATTAGAAGCTAAGACTGCAATTGAATATTTAGAAAAAGGGATTCAGTATTATAAGGATTTACCTGAAAACAATAGAAGCATTGAGTTTCTTGGAGGTTTGTACACAACTCTATCAAGAGAAAACAAAGAAAGTATAATTGATCTCACAATATCAGAAACACTCAACAATGAAGCTCTGTATTTGACGGGGCTGGGAACTCCTGATAAGAACTCCCTAAAAAAAATACTCCAATTATCTAAGTCTGGTTCATTGGAGGTAAAAGAATTCAATCGGTTCCAATATGGAATGCAATTAAAACATTTGGGAATAGAAACGATACTATGGCTGGGAAATAGATTAGGTGAGATTGATAAAAATGGATACGTAGTTGGATTGAATATTCTTTACATGCATACAGATTTTGGTAAAGACATCATTCCAGAATATAAAGAAGAGGTTAAAAAATGGCTCACTTCTGTAAATATCGCTCTGATTGAATCTGAGTTTTCTCACGACAGTTATAAGTGGTCCGAAGTGGTTGGACTTATCTTGAAGGAGAAGAACGAAGAAGAATTTGCTGTTCAGATATTGGAGCAATTAATAGAAGCCTCAGAAGATTCACGGCATCATATTTTTGATCACTACGAAAGAAATGTTTTTGGTCTTCTATTCCAACACTATTTTGAAAAGGTCTGGACTAAATTTGCAGAAGCACTTTTAAATAGCTCAGGCTTCTTTCAATTAATGCTTACTCTCCAGTCTAAAAATGATAAGGATACTAATGAGGGTATACTATTTTCAAATATTGATGAAAAAGATTATCCAACTATCTTAGCTTGGTGCAAAGCAAATCCTGAAAAAGGAGCAAAAAGAATGGCTTACATTATGCCCTGTATGAAAAAAATAGAAAGGGATGGAATTGTAACCTTTGAATGGCATCCATTTGCATCATTAATGATTGACACATTTGGTAAAGATGAAGAATTCATGGCTGAGGTAGGAGCAAATCTTAGTGGAGTATCATGGGTTGGAAACATTGCAAAATATTATGAGCGAGTAAAAAAATTAGTAAAACAACTATCTGATCATAAACTAATTACGGTTCAAGAATGGGCTAAGTTTAAAATTGAGTCACTTGATAAGCAAATCAAATTAGAGAATCTCAGACATGAAGAAATGTATGGAAGGCTTGATTGAAGTTTGAACATCGCTAGATACACTATGAAATGATACAGACACCTATCTATGACCTCAACACCCGTAAAGATGTCAAGAATGTGGAAACGGCACCTATTGAGCGTGGCGGGGCTGGTTGTACGATCGTGGAGTTGAAGTAGGGCTCCGGTTTGTTACCGCTCTTCTAAATCGAGTTTATTCCTCCCGGTCCGATCTATATTCAAGAACAGTGTATACACCTCCATTCGCATCCACCTTACGAACACGAGGAATAATTACATCATCCTCCCAAAACTCCCACCACTTCGAAGTTCCAAACGTTGACTCCAGCACATACACCTCCCCATTAAAAACATCTACTCCATGGGGTGACCACGGCCCCTCCGATTCCAGAAATACAGATACTTCTCCAGCCGGACTTACCTTCAATACTCTTCGATTACCATAGTACGCCAGATACACATTCCCGGTTTTATCCACTGTAAAATCGAACAGGATATTAGCCCCGGAGAACGGGATGTTTTCCGGGTTTTCTTCTTTCAGTCCGGTAGCCAACACCGAAACCGAACCATCT is part of the Gracilimonas sediminicola genome and harbors:
- a CDS encoding Smr/MutS family protein → MIQTPIYDLNTRKDVKNVETAPIERGGAGCTIVELK